From a single Lolium rigidum isolate FL_2022 chromosome 7, APGP_CSIRO_Lrig_0.1, whole genome shotgun sequence genomic region:
- the LOC124672582 gene encoding uncharacterized protein LOC124672582: MESPEAVPTGKRCNQDSRELLVCQTTEELKTWKLNERQKQLVDSSGLGNLIHTADLIIDRAVLRVFCELWSKETNTARFHDFEMAPSLRDTAYILGIPVIGRVVTTGAVLNMSSEQLFLQYLGQVPGSAHCRGSRVKLTWLLSKFSQLSEHPTDEEIVYSTRAYLLYLIGATLFSEKERGYVSPKYLPLLSDFEEIRGYAWGAAALAHLYRALSTAMSTSRKKLFGSATLLMGWIYEYIPAMRPVYDGAPAHAFPRVCRWARHTVTHPAKEVSDIRKAFSHLRRMDVNWEPYKDMDPASIPNICAAPDKVCCSRTWLINFNVREVYVPDRFACQFGQEQYRLNDVCGLQRHQWNASVDWSLEYASEIKHFEQLICATRHDHTTVPATCTTTEGVFTAASMSREFHYLDLQKVVESIKEEFGTIMRFLEPQSFRSEVATSFARIRELLEAAHLKEGNADSRGGGTSEPVLTTPHPPVIPACKQAATGRTDDETTVAQAVEPVPDEGMQNGSDQPAPQCRDTPREQDVADVSGTLGEEGAVEWRESSEEEDNARIRDLREASSLRMDPGRRINIYRRRAKNGNVTTPITASRQQGVHTPQTKAYSPGIHHSGVGSRKPNASPLSHARLRFSASHLTEGNVAVDSRGEVSSRPELTAPHPPAILAGKQGAAGTTGSPAMAQAPEPVPDERTQNCSDQPVLECCDIPRDMSGTPGEEEAVEWRLSKCSEAEDGRNRELLKASHLKEGNVAVDAQGGGTSQRELTAPHPPVIPACEQAATDTTGSPATEHVPDEAMQTSSDHPTPASCGTPREEEVGGASGTPGEEDVGDASGTPGEQEAPEGSESSEEDEDERGHQGRKRPRRYAEGRGGGLRRSNRRCVQVKRFKHQGGKGSVASDPIVL; the protein is encoded by the exons atggaATCCCCGGAGGCAGTACCAACAGGCAAAAGATGCAATCAG GATAGCCGTGAACTATTAGTGTGCCAGACAACAGAGGAGCTCAAGACATGGAAGCTGAACGAACGGCAGAAACAGTTAGTTGATTCCAGTGGGCTCGGCAATCTAATACACACGGCAGATCTGATCATTGACCGCGCTGTGCTCAGGGTATTCTGCGAGCTGTGGAGCAAAGAAACAAACACAGCAAGGTTCCATGACTTTGAAATGGCGCCATCACTCAGGGACACTGCCTACATACTGGGGATTCCAGTGATAGGCCGTGTAGTGACCACCGGTGCTGTGCTCAACATGTCGTCAGAACAGCTTTTCTTGCAATACTTGGGTCAAGTTCCTGGTTCCGCCCACTGCAGGGGTAGTCGTGTGAAGCTCACTTGGTTACTCTCCAAGTTTAGCCAGCTCTCGGAGCATCCCACTGATGAAGAAATTGTGTACAGCACAAGAGCTTATCTATTGTACTTGATTGGAGCAACTCTGTTTTCGGAAAAAGAGAGGGGCTACGTCTCCCCAAAGTACTTGCCACTGTTGTCGGACTTCGAGGAAATACGAGGATACGCATGGGGCGCTGCTGCTCTTGCTCACCTTTACAGGGCTCTCTCTACAGCGATGTCGACCTCCAGAAAAAAGCTATTCGGCAGCGCCACTCTGCTCATG GGATGGATATATGAGTATATTCCAGCAATGCGCCCTGTTTACGATGGTGCTCCAGCACACGCCTTCCCACGAGTGTGCAGGTGGGCACGGCACACAGTCACCCACCCGGCAAAGGAAGTTTCAGATATCAGAAAAGCTTTCAGTCATCTACGGCGTATGGAT GTCAACTGGGAACCTTACAAGGACATGGATCCTGCATCCATTCCCAACATCTGTGCTGCACCTGATAAAGTCTGCTGCTCCAGAACATGGCTGATCAACTTTAACGTGAGGGAAGTATATGTCCCAGATCGGTTTGCTTGTCAGTTTGGTCAAGAACAGTATCGGCTCAATGATGTTTGTGGGCTCCAACGACATCAGTGGAATGCATCAGTGGATTGGAGCCTCGAGTATGCATCGGAGATCAAACATTTCGAGCAATTGATCTGTGCAACTCGCCACGATCATACAACAGTTCCCGCTACTTGTACTACTACTGAAGGTGTTTTCACCGCAGCGAGCATGTCACGGGAATTTCATTATCTCGATCTGCAGAAAGTG GTGGAGAGTATCAAGGAGGAGTTTGGAACCATAATGCGATTTCTCGAGCCACAGTCATTTCGCAGCGAGGTAGCAACGTCGTTTGCTCGGATCCGTGAACTACTCGAGGCTGCTCACTTGAAGGAAGGCAATGCCGATTCTCGAGGTGGTGGGACCTCAGAGCCTGTGTTGACTACACCACACCCTCCTGTCATACCAGCCTGCAAACAAGCGGCCACTGGCAGAACAGATGACGAAACAACGGTGGCCCAGGCTGTGGAGCCTGTGCCTGATGAAGGGATGCAGAACGGCAGTGATCAACCTGCGCCACAATGCCGTGACACGCCGAGGGAGCAGGATGTGGCGGACGTGTCTGGCACGCTTGGGGAAGAGGGGGCAGTTGAATGGAGAGAGAGCAGCGAGGAGGAGGACAATGCTCGGATCCGTGACCTACGCGAGGCATCTTCTTTGAGAATGGATCCTGGGAGGCGCATTAACATTTATAGAAGAAGAGCCAAGAATGGCAACGTTACAACGCCGATAACGGCATCACGGCAACAAGGGGTGCACACTCCCCAAACAAAAGCCTACTCTCCCGGCATCCACCACTCAGGCGTTGGCTCCCGGAAGCCGAACGCCTCTCCTCTCAGTCACGCCCGTCTCCGGTTTTCGGCTTCTCACTTGACTGAAGGCAATGTCGCCGTCGATTCTCGAGGTGAGGTGAGCTCACGACCTGAGTTGACTGCACCACACCCTCCTGCCATACTGGCGGGCAAACAAGGGGCCGCTGGCACAACGGGTAGCCCAGCGATGGCCCAAGCTCCGGAGCCTGTGCCTGATGAAAGGACGCAGAACTGCAGCGATCAACCCGTTCTGGAATGCTGTGACATCCCGAGGGACATGTCTGGCACGCCTGGGGAAGAGGAGGCAGTCGAATGGAGGCTGAGCAAGTGCAGCGAGGCGGAGGATGGTCGGAACCGTGAGCTGCTCAAAGCCTCCCACTTGAAGGAAGGCAATGTGGCCGTTGATGCTCAAGGTGGGGGGACCTCACAACGTGAGTTGACTGCACCACACCCTCCTGTCATACCAGCGTGCGAACAAGCAGCCACCGACACAACAGGTAGCCCAGCGACGGAGCATGTGCCTGATGAAGCGATGCAGACCAGCAGCGATCATCCTACGCCGGCAAGTTGTGGCACGCcgagggaggaggaggtggggggcGCTTCTGGCACACCTGGAGAAGAGGATGTGGGAGACGCTTCTGGCACGCCTGGGGAACAGGAGGCACCGGAAGGGAGCGAGAGCagcgaggaggatgaggatgagagAGGCCACCAAGGGCGGAAGCGACCGCGACGTTATGCTGAGGGACGAGGCGGCGGGCTCCGAAGGAGCAACCGACGCTGCGTGCAGGTCAAGAGGTTCAAGCACCAAGGTGGTAAAGGGTCCGTGGCCTCTGACCCCATCGTGCTGTGA